Within the Arachis duranensis cultivar V14167 chromosome 10, aradu.V14167.gnm2.J7QH, whole genome shotgun sequence genome, the region AGAAAAATACTTGTTAGGGATTTTAGAATCCTCGCATCAGTCAACGAAAAGAAATGTGAAACAGTGCAGCAAGAAATGTCCACATTTCTGACTCAACAAACACACTGAGAACgactaataatatataatgatGAGAACTCATGGAAAAATAGTAACATGCGAAGCTTCCTTCAATGACATTTCTTGGAAGCTGCCTGGTAAGGTTGACTTCACTTGAGTCAACATGTAACCCCTTCTTTCGAAAAATTCCATTACTACAGGGTATATTCTTCCGTAATTGTGTGATTGATTCCGCCACTTTGTTCTTCTAGTTTCTGTTTTCTCAGTAACCATGGACCTGAACCGGCACCTCAATTCTAGATCTCGACCAAGCCTCACTCCCTGAATACTAGTGACAACTTCAACGTGGCAAACTCATTCTGTAACTGTAAGTCCTCGTATGCAATCATAAATTTAACCCATCCCTGCCAagagttttcattttattcataCTAAACAAGCTGTACTTATTTGTCAGGtatatatgaaaaattttaacCTTAACTGCTCACTTTGATTAAACCACACTGTGAGTGCACAACACTTCATATCAAGAGTCAGTTTTGGGTTTGAAGAGAAAATaggcatttttttttctttttctagcaATAAGAATCATACTCTAAGATGTTAAGCAAATGCTAGTGAATGgttatatatctaatatgaATTATCTGAATTAATAATATACTCTATGAAATGAAACAAGTATCATgatttttgtgctttgtttCACATCTTTCACAATCCCACGACACTCCATGTTCTAGGGCTGTGTGGTTAACATATGTTACCATCTGATCTAGGAATTTAATCATCACGGCTGGTTTTGGAAACATTACTTCCAATCTCGGAGATTTGGCAACAGAGGTAGCAAAGCAGGTTGGAGGAGAAGCCCTGGCAAGCAGGTTGGTATCTGTAAGAAATTCGGGAGAGAACTTTGAACTTCTGAAGCAAGAACTGCAAGAACTACTTGCATTGAAAGAAGATAAAGAGAAGGAAGTTCAGGGAAACAGACACAAAGATACCTCAAGTGCTTATCGCTTATGGTCTGCAAAGGTGTTTGAGGTAGCTGCTGAAACTCTTCATTTGATTGCCAAATATGAAACTCCAACTTGGTCTTGGAAGCACCCAATCCTATCCACAGAGATTGAGAAAAGGCTTAAAGAAGTTCAACAACTCAGAGACAAGGGAAATTCTGTGGATTGTATAGTTGATAAATCACCAGATCGCATCTTAAAAGTATTTGATGCTCCTGAAATCATGGGGTATAAGACTCTCCAAAGTGCACTCGAAAATATTGTAGATTTGCTCAAAAGCAGCAAAATACAAACCATTGGAGTGGCTGGAATGAAGGGCGTGGGGAAGACAGCACTGATGCAGAACCTAAATAACCATGATGTTGTTGCAGAGATCTTTGATATAGTCATATTTATTAGACTGTCAGCTGATCACACAGATCACGAGCTTCAATGAAAACTAGCAAAGCATTGAAGGTGGATACTTAAGTCATCAATGATCCCGAGGAAGTTGCGAGAATAATACATGAGGAGCTGCAAACTAAGAAGTATTTGCTGATTTTGGATGGGGCAGCGGATGAGATCAACTTGAGTCAGCTGGGAATACCATGTAATGAATCACAGTAAGGTGATAATAACTGCTCAACATCGCCAAGTTTGTACCTTGAATGGAGCAGAAAGGATGATTGAGGTAGGCCTGTTATCCCGGGATGAGGCATGGAAGATGTTCTGTAACACTGTAGGTCCTGTGATTGATCTCCCGGACATTCCAGAGATAGCTCGGCGTGTATGTAACAAGTGCTCTTGTCTTCCCCTTCTGATACAAAAGATAGCACGCTCTTTCAGATTGAAAAAGAGTGCTTCCAGCTGGAGGGTAGGACTGGAAGATCTTGAAGAGCGATGGCCGGATTATGAGAATCAAGGCGTAAGTGAGTTGTACTCATTCTTGACGTTCTGTTATGATGAATTGAAAGATGAAAACAAACAGAAATGCTTTCTGTATGCTTCCCTGTACCCTGCCAATTGCAAGGTTTATACTGACTATTTGgtggagtgttgggcggctcaGAACATGGTGATGTTAACAACACAAGGAAATACCAAAAGGCACGCGATCGTGGTCAGGCGATATTGGAACATCTTACTGATGTCTCTCTTCTGGATAGAGGAAAACAGATGATAAGAGTATAAGAAGACGTCTGCGAAGCAGAAGCTCTTTCTTACGGCTGTGCTGATAGGAGGAGAACCAGATGGGCACCCCCTCTGGAGGGATGGATTAAACTGAACACAGATGGATGAGTTCAGGGAGAGGATAGCAGGGCAGGTTGTGGTTGAATTTTCAGAACCAGTAGCGGGGATGGATTGGTGGCTTCATGGCTAAAATAAGGTGCTGCCAACCACAAGAAGCTGAGCTCCTTGGTGTACTTAATGGGATCAGAATGGCAGCTGATATGGGTATGAGATTAAGCTTTCAACATTAACAAAGTCTTAACATTAAACTAGGATGCAAATTCATAGATGTTCCACCTTTTGAATTAGTCTCTTTATTTACAGCTGATGTATTCAATGACTCTGTAATCCTTTTTTCTTGAGCCTAGACCCGTTTTCataccaaaaaaagaaaacctaCTTCAAGGTAGGAAGTTGAAATTTTCCCACATTTTTATGATCATATTTAATGTTAGCAATATAAAACCAAACATGTAACCATAGTCTTTGAAATAAATCCCAAGATCAGAGTTAATAGTATGAATTGACTTATTAACAATCAATAATCATATATCATTCTGAAAATTAAATGCTATCACAATTCCTGACTTCATTGTTTACACCAAGGATAGTGGTTGACACTGGATGTATTTGTACTTCATGTGTGAGATAAGTCGGTAGAAGATCAACTATTCATATTTCATAGACAGAGTTGTATGTTGACTACGGTCTACGGCGGCATGTATGTTGCCCAGAGTAAACTGTTTTATATAAAGGAGGGTCCTCGCCAATCCGTTGAACATGCTTTGTGGCCAGGCATCCTTGATCATACTTATGAGTGCATCTGTAATAATGTCTGCATATAGACCATCCATAATGCATGCCATAAGCCCAAGCAAATTAGTGAAAACATTTGGATGCTTAAAGAGTAAATATGGTGTTACCTCAGGTACTTATTGTTGAACAACGATTTCTGACCATATTTTCTCCATGCGTATCCATCTTCAGTGAGATAACTTGTCTCTACCTCCCAAGTTTTTGAGATTCTGTTGTGATACAGTAGTCTGGATTAGAAAATCCACTATGACTCTCCTACAGTTAGGATTTCTCGAGGGAAACAATATATAAAGCTTGTGAAAAAGATTCAGAGTAGACATGATAGTTCAAATACTTTGGATGCAATTGGACGGTCTTTGTAATTTCTAATATATTCAACCAAGCATAATGTCagatatgaaaaataatatatcataTAGTATCTGATGCATTATGTGCCCAAGTTTAACAGGGTGCATTACCTACGCCTTCTATATTTGCCTCTCCTAGTCGGTGAATTTGATACACAAGTTGCAATCCCTGTAGGCTGTGACGGCTTACCTACTGAGTCACCTGTTTACACACGATTTAACAATGTATACAAGTGAATCAAGCTAATAtagtaaattagtaatatatgataTAGAGAGAATATTAAGAAATATGGTCACGGCATGTATTGTGGTAATATAGTTACCTGGACCATTATCAATACCGTCATCGTCACATATACCTAACTGAGTCATCAAGTCAGCCTCTTCATTAATTGGggaaaaaattagattaaaattaGGCGTTCGACCTTCTAGTGACTTCCACCAGTTGGTTTCTCCTTTTATTGCCGTTAGTTCTTTGCTTAccaattccttccttgaaagACTGTGCAGCTTTGGACAGTCATAAAATGCTATTTCTTTTAAACCAGGCCCAATTTGCAACCCATTTGAAATGCTGGACAATTCAGGAAGATGGAGAAGCAATAACTTGCTCAATTTAGGGAGGAAAGCATGTGCATTGCGCTTGGATGATTCATGACTTATCAATGTACTTAATTTGGGGCAGTCCTTCACTATAAGTTTCTTCAACAAAGAAAGATTTCCCAGAAAGTCCAAAGAGAAGAGAGTCACCAACCTGGGACAACTTTGCAAAGACAAAGACTGTAACATACCAAATGAGGAGTGAGGGGAAGTTGGGCCTTCCCATATGCTTCTCAGATTCTTCATGTGGAATATACTCAAGAATAGCAAATGCGGAAGCATGTCATCTTCATCTTTTGCTCCACCTCCACATGTCTGCATTTCTTTGCATTCTGCCAATATGCACACCCTTAGTTGGTCTAaatttttcatttcaaattcAGAAAGACTCTTCAAGGTGAAATGCCTATCCAAGAAAAGAGCCTTGCTGTGTCTAAGAACCGTTTTGATTTCATCTGGCACACCCTCACCTTTTACAAATTTTAAGCTGCAGTcactttgtttaaatttcacATCAGTGGCAGGTGGTATGCTTGATATAATCCGCTGCATATGACGACCAACAATGAACCTGAAATCAAGCTCAAAAATGTGGGCCGGTATGAGCTTCAAAAGTTCCGGTTGTGGGATATACATACTGAGAGTTTGCAAACACTCTAATCCCAATATTTCTGGTAGAATAACTTGCAGATTCTCATCCCACCGCTCATCATCAGGGTTTACACCAATACACAAATGTTCCAACCTCTTGAGTTTAGATAGCACGCCAGAAGGAATAATTGTTGAGCAAGAATATGGCATGTTCTTCTTGACACGATATTCATAAAAGCAGAGGGTCAAACTTTGCATATTGGTTAACTTCTGGACCTCTTTTGGCAGATGTGTGATCTGAGTCTCATCAAGATCAAGCTTCTCAAGCTTCTCCAAATTTCCAATTTCAGGTGGTAACTTCATGAAGCATTCACAACCTTTCAGATACAGTTCTCTAAGCTGCTCCAGAAAAAACAATGAAGATGGCAGTTCTCTTACACTAGTGTAGGATAAGTTCAGGATGCAAAGCAGTGGCATCTGACCAAAAAATGAAGATGGTATTTTTGTCAAATCAGCATTGCTTTGCAGCATCAAAACTTTGAGTTCCAGACAAGCTGGGGACTTTGGTAACTCAGAGATTTTATTGCCTGCTAATTCAATTCGTAAGGCATTATTCCATTTGTCAGGGTTGGGTGGTTCAGTCAACCCTAGGTTTGATTTCTCTATGAACAATGGGTATGAGCTGTATAGCCGTTCTAACATTTGATAGGTTTCTTCTGGTAACCAAGTATACCCGCCTCCAACACCATCAAATTGAAGAAAGACAGAATTTTCTACAAGTTGTCTTAGGTTCTTTTCTGTTTCTCCAGCATCCACAAAGAGAGAAGACATCCAGTGATTCATCAATTCATGATCAACCATGCCATCTCTAATTTTAGGGATGACTATACAGCTCAGTAGGCAATTCTGTTGTGTCTTATTCATGCCATCCCATATTAAGTTTAGGAATGTGTTAACCATGATCTCGTTTAAACCATGAAAATTGTGGATATCTTGTGAAGGATTACCAGATTGCAATTTGAGGAGAGCAAGTTCCCACTTTCTGACATCTTGATGATTCTTCAACCACTTTGCCACAAGGAGAATTGCGTGAAGGTGGCTTCGACACTCCTCAACTATGCGCACTGCAGTTGTCAGGATGGCACTTGATGAATATACAAAATCCTTCCCCGCATTGTGACAGAAGACCACCCATGGCAGCAAATGTTCTTTAGTCCGAATTTCCAAGTCCACTATGGCTTCCATCAATCCTTCTTCTTTAGCATGTTGAGGTGCTGGTGAATCAGTGGTAATGAGTACCAAAACTCCTGACAGTAGACTCTTACAAAATCCCACTCTTTGTAGATCGACAATTTCCTCGCCATCCCTGTCTGCAAGAATTACTAGGTACCTGCTGCTTGACATCTCTTCCTCAATGTGTCTGGTGCACAAAACTTCATCGTCTTCAATCATTGAAAGCTGAAGTAGCTGACAAACATGTTTTCGAAGTTCCTTCTCTCCTCCTGTAGTTGGATAATTTGAGGCTTCAATACTAAGAGTTCCACGAAATGAACTCAGAATGTCAAGCACATTATGCTTGTCATTCAAGGCTGCTGCTACTTTCGCCATGACTGCTCTTTTTTCAATGTCGCTTCTGGTTGACAATCTGATGTATTTTATATAGTTTAGATTTTGATTTTTAGAAAAGGAAATCAGCGTCTGGATGAGTTGGTGGACAGCAAGATCAGAAGCCAAATTGAGAATAGCTTCTGGAATGAAGTCCAAGTCGGCCTCACCGAAGCCAGAGCTGGACCGGGACCAGGACCTATCACCATTTTCAGCATCCCTTATTCCTTTGGAAGAAGTCCTCGTAGATTAAGCGGCAGCTGCCTCTCATCATATGACTTTGATGTGAAATCTTGAAATATCATTCTCGCATTCACAGAGTAACTAGACAAGAGGCTCAGCAAATCCCTCTTCCTCCTCAAACTATTTTCTGATTCAGGTGAGGAAATTGATGATTTCAAGCTTGTCAAAGTACTAGTCTGAGAAGCCGAGGCCCCTTCAGATTCTgttttgtcaaaaaaaaatttctccgTTAAGGAGAAATCTAACAGCTCCTTTCTGGGAAACTCTCCTGGCTCTGTTTTAAGGATACTGAATGGCTTCACCTCTGTTATGGAAAAATCACCTGCTTCCAACTCCATTTTGGGAAATCCAGATGGctcttttttcgaaaattcattcATCTCCGTTTTAACGATATTAAATGGCTTCACTTCCATTTTGGGAAACTCACCAGCCTCTAACTTCATTTTAGGTAAATCACCTGCTTTGCTCATGTTGGAACTTAATATCTGCTAATGCCCTATGAGGAGTGCCAAACTGCAACTTCAAACGTCGCAAGCAACAAGAAATTTTACCATCAagacccttttttttttcgttactATATAGTAGAAATTATTGTGAATAGATCAATACTATCCAAATATTATAAACAGAACAGATATTGTAAATATTGAAGAATGCAAATGTGATAGAATATTATGAAAGAGTATAACTCGGATGTAAACTAGCAATGATACCTAATAGAATTGAAGCGATGTTCTTCTGATCCGAGCTAAGCCGTTGAAGATACGTGTGGgcttaggaattaggattacGATCTCACTCCAGAGACTCACCAAGTGCCAAGAAAAAGACTTGTTAGGGATTTTTTCAGAATCCTCGCATCAGTCAACGATAAGAAATGCGAAACAGTGGAGAAAGAAACGTCCACATTTCTGACTCAACAGTCAACAAACGCACTGAGAAGCGAGAACgactaaaatatataataactagaTTTAGACCAAGTTGATTTGGTCGAGTTATCAGTTAATTCGTCCGCATGAATAACGGTCAGGAATTCGAATTATATTTTGTGTGCATAGTAATTCATTAATCAGcactaaatttttatataaagtttCCATCGgtaatttacataaataaaaaaacaattctGCTAGATAATTAAAAGGGTCTAGGCCAATTAATAATAGTTTAAACGGCATAATCTTTTCCTACTCAAATAAGAGGTTAAGAGTTCGAAAGAAGAGGGAGTCCAGCTCATTTCTGctcaaataaaaacaaacaccCCAATTACCATAGTTTATCCTGATTCAGATTTACGCCGTGCATCTCCATTCCCTCTCGTGGCTGAACCTCCCTGCTACGGAGACGCGTTGCTGACCTCCTTCCCACGCCATTTTTGTCTCCTTGAAGAACGCTGCCCAACGCCGCCTCTGCTCAAGCCTGCACATCACACCACCACCACCGTCAGACGCGTGCAGTCCGCCCTTACCCTCACGACCCGGCGACGCTTTTCCCCATCTTCCGTCGCGGGCGGCTGCTCCTCCTCCACTCCATTGTTCTCCAACAGGTTAGAAGATGTTTTGGTTCTATTTAATAGATGATTCTCTGAACTGTCCTAAGGTTCATAAACTAAGATTAGTGGTTCAATTGAaatgttctttaatttttgctgaATAACTGGATGTTCCTGTTTTCAATTAAGTTTACATGTTTAACTTGCTTATTTGGAGAAATTTTTTAGCTTTCCCATTCAAAAAGTggatttcatttattttttatattgtttgtTCTCTGAATTGGTAGAACATGCACGCGCAGCGCTGGCTTTTTGTTTTGTAAAGGTGACTTGGGATTTCAATGCAATATTTAgattaaatttagtttaattttggtttaattTAAGTTTGGAGTTAAATATGGTGGAAGAGACCATTTATTTTCAGCATCGTTGGTATTTTCGTGTCAAGTAACACAGATGTCAGCTTAAACATGTATGGGAtggtttttaaatttattgCGAATAGACGGAATAGTTGTAATTTAGTTTATTCTACCGGTACATAGTTAACTAGGCTGTATGTTGTATATCATGGTTTGAAATTTAACTACGCAATCAAAATTGATTCAGAAGTTCAAAATCACCACCAGGTAACGCCGCTTGTGTCTGGTTGCTGGATCTTTTCTCCTTTTGTTTAAACTGCTTATTGGAGAGAAACAATATAACACTTTTAATTTGGTGATTTTCCAGATGGATGTTTCTTCGTTAAACATGTGATTGTAGCTCTTTGGATGAATTTTTCTTTGTATTGTAAATGGGAGTTTCTAAATTTAGGATTGCGGATGTTCCTTTATGATCGATGAATGTTTTGTTGCTCTTTAGATGAATGTTCCTTCTTTAAATGTGTTTCAATATGTTGTTAGCTTCTTTAGTAGTTTGATTTTCATGATTAGAAATATACATTCAATATGCTGATGCTAGCTTCTTTAATAGTATAGTGTATTCATTATGCTATTAGTAACCCCTAACTTGTTGCAAGTTGTAGACAATGTTGCAAACTTACACTGGTATAAATTACAGGAGGAGGTGACATTAAGTTAAATTTATAGCTTACATATTCTGTCATTAGGATTTATTTCTAGTTTGGTGTTTTtgctactttatttatttatttagtttttttattcaaatcaaTATGACTTTATTTGTTACATGTTTCACCATCACCATTCAAATACAAATTGTATGTTACTATGAAGACAATCTCATCATGGATACAAGATGAAATATCATGTATTATAATGTATGAAATGTTACTGTTTTGTTTAAGGAAAGCTTATGCCATGACTATAATTGaaatcttcattttctttaaaatctCATATTAGCGGGTTGTTAGCTGAATTATttgttctgaattttttttctgtatAGTTTTAGATGTTCTTTTTGTATATACTTGTGGATGTTCTTTATAGCTAGAATTTTCTATTTTGAAGGGAGCAATTGATGTTGAAGAAAGCAACAATgcacaaaatattttgattgcTCAATCTTTTATTGCAAGCCTTGGAATAAATGAATCGCAACAACTTAGTGGATTCATGTCTTTGCTAaattcttttgaaaatttttagtttaatgTAATTAAGATGTAtacatgtttttttattttttttatataacacTTTCAAAGTATAAAACATGTTATTCTAATGTATACATGGAATGCCATTACTGATTGAGAtacttttgatatatttttttatttttcttgtgttgCAGTTGTAGATGTCTACTTCTTTAAGAATTGcatgacctttttttttttataaatcttaTTCGGCATGTTTCTTCGTTTAAGTACCTTATTGTTTTTGCTAAGATCTAAGTGGATGTTACTTTTGTTAAGTATCAAGATGTTTTTTTATCATACTACATGGATGTTACTTTATATATTTCCGTtgttgtttttttctcttttttttttgtccttcgttaaattttgttaaacaaaCATTCTCGAGAGCTATAATCTTATAATAAGACAGTGAATTTGAATCTTAATAATAGCTTAATGTCACGGTAAATTTTTAGAAGGTTATATTTAACAGTGTTTGTATAGTTTTCTGGAGTGTTTGAGAATACTCTAGATGGTTCCGGAACGTTCTAGAATGTCCTAGAAGGTTCTGGAATACtctagaaggttctagaagactTTAGAAGATCATGGAATAAGAAGGTACGTTCTTCAAGTGAGCCTAGAGGTAGGGACTCTAACTTCTTAGAAGAAAGAGTTTCTATGTTGGAAAATGTTCTATCCTCTATGGATGAGCGGTTCCAAAGGATAGAACATGACAAGGAGACCCTCGAGGCTCACGTGTTAGGAGAACTAgatgctttcaaagaaagcatgcTCCAAATCGAAGAGAAGCTTGAGAATTCCTTGAAGTTATTTGAAGAAGTTCGAGTTTGGTTCGAGGAGGCGAAATCTCGACCAACCATTATAAGGGAGACGACAAAGATTGATCTCCCCAAGCCAAAGGAGTTCAAGGGCGTAAGGGACGCTCGCGAGGTGGAGAACTTCCTATGGCAAATGGAGAGGTACTTCGAAGGCCAAGGGGTGGTCGAAGAAGCAATAAAGGTACGCACTGCAGCTCTCTACCTTTCTGATAATGCTACTTTATGGTGGAGGAGAAAGTGCGTAGATATGGAAAAGGGTACTTGCAACATAACCACATGGGAAGATTTCAAAAGGGAGTTGAAAAGACAATTCTTCCCTGAAAATGTGGTTtatgaagcaaggaagaagtTGAGGGAGTTGAAGCACAAGAGTACAATTAGTGACTACGTAAAGGAGTTCACTACTCTCACGCTTCAAATCCCCAACTTAGCATCAGAGGATGCATTGTTCTTCTNNNNNNNNNNNNNNNNNNNNNNNNNNNNNNNNNNNNNNNNNNNNNNNNNNNNNNNNNNNNNNNNNNNNNNNNNNNNNNNNNNNNNNNNNNNNNNNNNNNNNNNNNNNNNNNNNNNNNNNNNNNNNNNNNNNNNNNNNNNNNNNNNNNNNNNNNNNNNNNNNNNNNNNNNNNNNNNNNNNNNNNNNNNNNNNNNNNNNNNNNNNNNNNNNNNNNNNNNNNNNNNNNNNNNNNNNNNNNNNNNNNNNNNNNNNNNNNNNNNNNNNNNNNNNNNNNNNNNNNNNNNNNNNNNNNNNNNNNNNNNNNNNNNNNNNNNNNNNNNNNNNNNNNNNNNNNNNNNNNNNNNNNNNNNNNNNNNNNNNNNNNNNNNNNNNNNNNNNNNNNNNNNNNNNNNNNNNNNNNNNNNNNNNNNNNNNNNNNNNNNNNNNNNNNNNNNNNNNNNNNNNNNNNNNNNNNNNNNNNNNNNNNNNNNNNNNNNNNNNNNNNNNNNNNNNNNNNNNNNNNNNNNNNNNNNNNNNNNNNNNNNNNNNNNNNNNNNNNNNNNNNNNNNNNNNNNNNNNNNNNNNNNNNNNNNNNNNNNNNNNNNNNNNNNNNNNNNNNNNNNNNNNNNNNNNNNNNNNNNNNNNNNNNNNNNNNNNNNNNNNNNNNNNNNNNNNNNNNNNNNNNNNNNNNNNNNNNNNNNNNNNNNNNNNNNNNNNNNNNNNNNNNNNNNNNNNNNNNNNNNNNNNNNNNNNNNNNNNNNNNNNNNNNNNNNNNNNNNNNNNNNNNNNNNNNNNNNNNNNNNNNNNNNNNNNNNNNNNNNNNNNNNNNNNNNNNNNNNNNNNNNNNNNNNNNNNNNNNNNNNNNNNNNNNNNNNNNNNNNNNNNNNNNNNNNNNNNNNNNNNNNNNNNNNNNNNNNNNNNNNNNNNNNNNNNNNNNNNNNNNNNNNNNNNNNNNNNNNNNNNNNNNNNNNNNNNNNNNNNNNNNNNNNNNNNNNNNNNNNNNNNNNNNNNNNNNNNNNNNNNNNNNNNNNNNNNNNNNNNNNNNNNNNNNNNNNNNNNNNNNNNNNNNNNNNNNNNNNNNNNNNNNNNNNNNNNNNNNNNNNNNNNN harbors:
- the LOC107468800 gene encoding disease resistance protein RPS2 isoform X2 encodes the protein MSKAGDTAKAESEGASASQTSTLTSLKSTISSQILSSNMSKAGATPKTESEGASASQIRTLTSLQSTISSLELINSLRRKRDLMSLLCSYPLDMRVIFDDFISKPYCESKLPLKLEGLLPKEIIRDAENGDRSWSRSSSGFGEADLDFIPEAILNLASDLAVHQLIQTLISFSKNQNLNYIKYIRLSTRSDIEKRAVMAKVAAALNDKHNVLDILSSFRGTLSIEASNYPTTGGEKELRKHVCQLLQLSMIEDDEVLCTRHIEEEMSSSRYLVILADRDGEEIVDLQRVGFCKSLLSGVLVLITTDSPAPQHAKEEGLMEAIVDLEIRTKEHLLPWVVFCHNAGKDFVYSSSAILTTAVRIVEECRSHLHAILLVAKWLKNHQDVRKWELALLKLQSGNPSQDIHNFHGLNEIMVNTFLNLIWDGMNKTQQNCLLSCIVIPKIRDGMVDHELMNHWMSSLFVDAGETEKNLRQLVENSVFLQFDGVGGGYTWLPEETYQMLERLYSSYPLFIEKSNLGLTEPPNPDKWNNALRIELAGNKISELPKSPACLELKVLMLQSNADLTKIPSSFFGQMPLLCILNLSYTSVRELPSSLFFLEQLRELYLKGCECFMKLPPEIGNLEKLEKLDLDETQITHLPKEVQKLTNMQSLTLCFYEYRVKKNMPYSCSTIIPSGVLSKLKRLEHLCIGVNPDDERWDENLQVILPEILGLECLQTLSMYIPQPELLKLIPAHIFELDFRFIVGRHMQRIISSIPPATDVKFKQSDCSLKFVKGEGVPDEIKTVLRHSKALFLDRHFTLKSLSEFEMKNLDQLRVCILAECKEMQTCGGGAKDEDDMLPHLLFLSIFHMKNLRSIWEGPTSPHSSFGMLQSLSLQSCPRLVTLFSLDFLGNLSLLKKLIVKDCPKLSTLISHESSKRNAHAFLPKLSKLLLLHLPELSSISNGLQIGPGLKEIAFYDCPKLHSLSRKELVSKELTAIKGETNWWKSLEGRTPNFNLIFSPINEEADLMTQLGICDDDGIDNGPGDSVGKPSQPTGIATCVSNSPTRRGKYRRRRISKTWEVETSYLTEDGYAWRKYGQKSLFNNKYLRHYYRCTHKYDQGCLATKHVQRIGEDPPLYKTVYSGQHTCRRRP
- the LOC110276748 gene encoding probable disease resistance protein At5g43730; this encodes MNHSKVIITAQHRQVCTLNGAERMIEVGLLSRDEAWKMFCNTVGPVIDLPDIPEIARRVCNKCSCLPLLIQKIARSFRLKKSASSWRVGLEDLEERWPDYENQGVSELYSFLTFCYDELKDENKQKCFLYASLYPANCKVYTDYLVECWAAQNMVMLTTQGNTKRHAIVVRRYWNILLMSLFWIEENR